One part of the Pleuronectes platessa chromosome 2 unlocalized genomic scaffold, fPlePla1.1 SUPER_2_unloc_1, whole genome shotgun sequence genome encodes these proteins:
- the LOC128436261 gene encoding NLR family CARD domain-containing protein 3-like — translation MSGYEEEEEDRAVSSCLSLKSDWSMGVPPFFSNEPGPSHTKGQDHRLRAESPGSSCVSLKSDWSKDHPPLFSNEPGPSHTEERKRSHVSEEEQSSCCASCQDVLKDPVSTSCGHWFCRQCITSYWDQSGSSGDSSCPQWGKRSRTGAGADRGLQEVSDEHKLSVRRRCEHVTEGSDETGSRTLLNRIYTELFITEGQSEEVNTQHEVRQLETASKMKILQDTPIKVHDIFKASTDQQSSIRVVLTNGVAGVGKTFSVQKFTLDWAEGLENQDVGLLAVLSFRELNLVKDQQHSLLTLLHVFHPELQKLTAETLAVCKPLFIFDGLDESRPSLDFNHRELVSEVTQRSSVNVLLTNLIRGNLLPSALVWITSRPAAANQIPPACVDRVTEVRGFTEAQKEEYFRRRFSDEELCSRIISHIKTSRSLHIMCQIPVFCWISATVLEHMLTTDQRGELPKTLTDLYSHFLLVQTKRKNNKYGEEHETSPQQLTEADKDVLLKLGRLALKHLEEGNIMFYQEDLERCGLNVTEASVYSGVCTEIFRRECVIFQKSVYCFVHLSVQEFLAAVYMFHCYTTRNIKELNKFLRMRKKTDSTFSLDDLLQRTMKKSLTSTNGHLDLFVRFLHGLSLESNQRVLGGLLGQTGNNPEIIQRVINNLKKMKSGNISPDRSINIFHCLTEMNDHSVHQQMKQFLKSENRSKEKLSGIHCSALAYMLQMSEEVLDELDLKKFNTSNQGRLRLIPAVRNCKKARLSRYGLSETHCEVVASALKSDPSHLRELDLSDNPLKDSGVKLLCSGLESPNCRLETLRSLNPSSLFKIQDSRFKIFIIKCTTITLSSRWQ, via the exons atgagtggttatgaggaggaagaggaggacagagcagtCTCCagttgtctgtctctgaagagtgactggtccatgggaGTTCCTCcattcttcagtaatgaacctggaccctcacacacaaa aggtcaggaccacagactgagagcagagtctccagggtccagctgtgtgtctctgaagagtgactggtccaaagATCATCCTCcactcttcagtaatgaacctggaccctcacacacaga ggagaggaagaggagtcatgtttctgaggaggagcagtcgtcctgctgtgcttcgtgtcaggacgtcctgaaggatccagtctccaccagctgtggacactggttctgcagacagtgcatcacctcatactgggaccagtctggttcttcaggagactcctcctgtccccagtggggaaaaagatccagaacaggagctggag cagatcgtggtctgcaggaggtttcagatgaacataagctcagtgtgaggaggagatgtgaacatgtgactgaaggaagtgatgaaacaggaagtagaaccctcctcaacaggatctacactgagctcttcatcacagagggacagagtgaagaggttaatactcaacatgaggtgaggcagcttgagacggcttccaagatgaagatcctccaggacactcccatcaaggtccacgacatctttaaagcctccactgaccagcagagcagcatcagagtcgtcctgaccaacggcgtcgctggcgttggaaaaaccttctcggtgcagaagttcactctggactgggcagagggtttagagaaccaggatgtgggtctgctggctgtgctttcgttcagggagctgaacctggtgaaggaccagcagcacagtcttctcacgctgctccatgttttccatccagagttacagaagctcactgcagagacgctcgctgtctgtaaacctttgttcatctttgacggcctggatgaaagcagaccttctctggacttcaaccacagggagcttgtgtctgaggtcacacagaggtcatcagtcaacgtgctgctgacaaacctcatccgggggaatctgcttccctcggctctcgtctggataacctccagacctgcggcggccaatcagatccctcctgcatgtgttgacagggtcacagaagtacgaggcttcactgaggcccagaaggaggagtacttcaggaggagattcagtgatgaagagctgtgcagcagaatcatctcacacatcaagacgtccaggagcctccacatcatgtgtcaaatcccagtcttctgctggatcagtgctacagttctggagcacatgttgaccacagaccagagaggagagctgcccaagaccctgactgacctgtactcacacttcctgctggttcagacaaagaggaagaacaacaagtacggtgaggaacatgagacgagtccacagcagctgacggaggctgacaaggacgttctcctgaagctggggaggctggcacttaaacatctggaggaaggaaacatcatgttctaccaagaagacctggagcggtgtggtcttaatgtcacagaggcctcggtgtactcaggagtttgtactgagatcttcagaagagagtgtgtgatcttccagaaatcagtctactgctttgttcatctgagcgttcaggagtttctggctgcagtctacatgttccactgttacaccacgAGGAACATTAAAGAACTCAACAAGTTCTTGAGAATGCGTAAGAAAacagacagtaccttctccctggatgacctcctgcagagaaccatgaagaaatccctcaccagtacaaatggtcatctggacctgtttgttcgcttccttcacggcctcagtctggagtccaaccagagagtcttaggaggcctgctgggtcagacagggaacaatccagagatcatccagagagtcatcaacaacctgaagaagatgaagagtggtaacatttctcctgacagaagcatcaacatcttccactgtctgactgagatgaacgaccactcagttcatcagcagatgaaacagttcctgaagtcagagaacagatcaaaggagaaactctctgggatccactgctcagctctggcctacatgctgcagatgtcagaggaggttctggatgagttggacctgaagaagttcaacacatcaaaccagggtcgactgagactgatcccagctgtgaggaactgcaagaaggctcg actcagtcGTTatggactctcagagactcactgtgaagtcgtggcctcagctctgaagtcagacccctcacatctgagagaactggatctgagtgacaaccCCCTgaaggattcaggagtgaagctgctgtgttctggactggagagtccaaactgtcgactggagactctgaggtccttaaatccttcttcacttttcaagattcaagattcaagattcaagatttttattatcaaatgcacaacaataacattaagcagtcgctggcagtga